In Paenibacillus kyungheensis, the following are encoded in one genomic region:
- a CDS encoding S-layer homology domain-containing protein yields the protein MKNSKKIIDQEAIPTIYNEFHRLVFNRKLLQTSLSILILTSVFGPIPSVHAANVTADITSAKASTNSVSLNFSVIMPDSEVLYKTNFESNQFSTYYGGSGNQGNQSYVSTDKGTSLQIADTITNRKGNAYGYPSTSSDTSLARTSIASLQQGARLQAQYDMRSLSGSTNQSAVQFSDIRGKKGLQLTDDSGKIVRFRNTTSIVPGKPANTPQIIPVYVDGGTPNWPDGKFLTILSSANTDWHWAVAYYKYQAATQSLVLDSSNSSFWYTTIGASGMTSNGEYTFQPGDSLVTFPYGDFGTGMADIGYHPDWTTYSRSLDIPADTTQFDLGKYGANLSFTSSTNGIMQLDEFKIGYAQKAIIYRNGQQIYAGYDSNYNDNAAVDMEKPNKVESLNYTFAPSHKNVVLTWAAPIDNGSDYTYTIQGQLRDGSLGSVQDPTQVKVTSGIAGYIVTPDNNPNTVITSGSITTSDTRMTINPNVTAPFIHVAAVDGNDNIGPTQTITLQDNSQPELNLSLASNQLNRYGNTIYVSANDPDTWITKTTLPNGHSVATGVTTYDVTENGDYTFTTYDWIGNSSSKTITVANIDKEGPTISFTPDGSDWQANQVDVDILTADRSLQSVRYIVNQQSTRPDINAQWIEGNENFSLTLPSEKQGIWYIHVLALDSAGNESYGRSKEIKIKALPEKLVHDDIQLSSSSSGSIQGILPSRTDESYEVINQQTGNILNIPAGSNSFIDTDLTPGTKYTYAITPINVSGRGESISYSYTTIPAVTRVEGVYALSETSMRVQLESVPSATHYLYELADQNGVIISNGSMNTSHIFEQLSPNHSYTLSIHAVNASGQSLESRYTFLTIPSLAGLHITGVGTNFAQLSWDSVTGDVYYDVKRNDEHIVTVTKETYTTVTDNTYNEYHVAYPSSNVLFADHNLMSGTHYNYAIAVTNASGQSNFKNISLSTLPVATELIKKNVTIDSASYVWRDVRGATGYDIYLDGIKTVTTEHPGYEFSGLNAGSVHVVSVVPFNDFGTGEAADTTFITLPESIHQDLRIQDIAYTSAQLKFSPVKGASSYIATINGKEYISSTSTIDLNGLTAGEIYSVHVYAVNESGKSAVQSLQFQTIPLAPKSGHVHSNTNVDLQLAFSPSEGALYYRIYDTHGKLIQTTSELHVNLSSPGAGILSSFGIAAVGKNGESPERLWIQYQGAPIPSQTNVLNILDLQSDSATIGWESFKGATSYLVYDGNQLIHTTEDNKVRIDHLSSSTTYNDFGIRAVNSSGIMGDLYKLSFETNPFSEFQLDTTDITTSSATVHALNGSDLDLFVFADDKNELQRSSSPTLELNNLSDAHRYTIKVWTENSSGIRSEVQIITFKTKDKPVGNVPSTILNPAVTIDQHNPDKIEEDHNTLSVRPIANDNDLANRFIDVKSRYSESAINDLADRGIVNGDQSGKFNPTAGITRAEFVSMLLRARNEQLEVTTASLPTSNTFNDHPFSDISEKWYTANIVKATEMNYISGYPDGTFKPDRIITRAEAATILQSVIKQQGNAVYQFTDNTKIPSWAKTAINTLGGELFIGYENGQFKPKQKITKEETAVVIYRLLNK from the coding sequence ATGAAAAATTCTAAAAAAATTATTGATCAGGAAGCAATACCAACTATTTATAATGAATTCCATCGCTTAGTATTTAATCGTAAACTACTTCAAACTTCGTTAAGTATTCTTATTTTAACATCTGTATTCGGACCAATCCCAAGTGTTCATGCTGCAAACGTGACAGCCGATATCACATCTGCAAAAGCCAGCACTAACTCGGTTTCATTAAATTTTTCTGTAATTATGCCAGATAGTGAGGTGCTGTATAAAACTAACTTTGAATCCAACCAATTTTCTACCTATTACGGTGGTAGCGGTAACCAGGGCAATCAATCCTATGTCTCTACAGATAAAGGTACTTCATTACAAATTGCAGATACGATCACTAACCGTAAAGGTAATGCATATGGATATCCTAGTACATCTAGCGATACAAGCTTGGCTCGAACTTCTATAGCAAGTCTGCAACAAGGAGCACGACTTCAAGCTCAATATGATATGCGTTCTTTATCTGGATCAACCAATCAAAGCGCTGTTCAATTTAGTGATATTCGCGGTAAAAAAGGGCTCCAATTAACAGATGATAGTGGAAAGATTGTCCGCTTTAGAAATACCACCTCTATTGTTCCGGGCAAGCCAGCAAATACGCCTCAAATCATTCCTGTATATGTGGATGGAGGGACTCCCAATTGGCCTGATGGAAAATTTCTAACGATACTTAGTTCTGCCAATACCGATTGGCACTGGGCAGTTGCTTATTATAAATATCAAGCTGCAACTCAGTCACTAGTGCTAGACTCTTCGAATTCTTCGTTCTGGTATACAACGATAGGAGCATCAGGTATGACTAGCAATGGAGAATATACATTTCAGCCGGGAGACTCGTTGGTTACTTTTCCGTATGGAGATTTTGGTACTGGGATGGCTGATATAGGGTATCATCCAGATTGGACAACTTACAGTCGTAGCCTTGATATTCCGGCAGATACGACACAGTTTGACCTCGGTAAATACGGAGCAAATCTTAGCTTTACTTCATCTACCAACGGTATTATGCAGTTGGATGAGTTCAAAATCGGTTATGCACAAAAAGCAATTATTTACCGAAATGGTCAACAAATCTATGCTGGTTACGATTCAAATTATAACGATAATGCTGCTGTAGATATGGAGAAACCTAACAAAGTTGAAAGTCTGAACTACACATTTGCTCCTTCACATAAAAATGTCGTTCTAACATGGGCAGCTCCAATAGATAATGGATCAGACTATACATACACTATTCAAGGTCAATTAAGAGATGGCTCGTTAGGTTCAGTTCAAGATCCTACTCAAGTGAAAGTCACTTCTGGCATCGCAGGATACATTGTAACTCCGGATAATAATCCTAATACAGTAATCACATCTGGATCTATAACTACTTCTGATACTCGTATGACGATAAACCCTAATGTCACTGCTCCATTTATTCATGTAGCAGCAGTTGATGGAAATGATAATATCGGCCCAACACAAACGATCACTTTACAAGATAATAGCCAACCAGAATTGAATCTATCGCTTGCATCCAATCAATTGAATCGTTATGGAAATACGATTTATGTATCTGCTAATGATCCGGACACTTGGATTACAAAGACAACCCTTCCTAATGGTCATAGTGTAGCAACAGGAGTCACTACATATGATGTGACAGAGAATGGAGATTATACATTTACTACGTATGACTGGATAGGTAATTCCTCTTCGAAAACAATCACAGTTGCGAATATTGACAAAGAAGGGCCGACAATTTCATTTACACCAGATGGCTCCGATTGGCAAGCTAATCAGGTGGATGTAGATATTCTGACTGCTGATCGATCATTACAATCTGTTCGTTATATTGTAAATCAACAGAGCACTCGTCCAGATATCAATGCGCAGTGGATCGAAGGTAACGAGAACTTTTCTCTTACATTACCATCTGAAAAACAGGGAATCTGGTATATTCATGTGCTTGCACTAGATTCAGCGGGCAATGAGTCATATGGACGCTCCAAAGAAATTAAGATTAAAGCTTTACCAGAAAAACTTGTCCATGATGATATTCAGTTAAGTTCTTCTTCATCAGGCAGTATTCAAGGGATATTACCGTCTAGAACAGATGAATCTTATGAAGTGATTAACCAGCAAACAGGAAATATATTAAATATACCTGCTGGTAGCAACTCATTTATAGATACCGATCTAACGCCAGGCACTAAATATACTTATGCCATCACACCTATTAATGTATCAGGTAGAGGAGAATCTATAAGCTACAGTTATACAACAATTCCTGCCGTTACTAGAGTAGAAGGAGTCTATGCACTATCTGAGACTTCTATGCGTGTACAGCTAGAATCTGTTCCATCTGCTACGCATTATTTGTATGAACTTGCTGATCAAAATGGAGTAATCATTTCAAACGGAAGTATGAATACAAGTCATATATTCGAACAACTTTCTCCTAACCATAGCTATACATTGAGTATTCATGCCGTCAATGCATCCGGTCAAAGTCTGGAGAGTCGCTATACATTTTTGACAATACCTTCGCTTGCTGGTCTACATATAACAGGAGTTGGAACTAATTTTGCACAGCTATCATGGGACAGCGTAACAGGAGATGTTTATTATGATGTCAAACGCAATGATGAGCATATCGTTACTGTTACCAAAGAAACGTATACAACAGTTACAGATAATACTTATAACGAATACCATGTAGCTTATCCTAGTTCAAATGTTCTTTTTGCTGATCATAATCTTATGTCAGGTACACATTATAATTATGCTATTGCTGTAACTAATGCATCTGGACAAAGTAATTTTAAAAATATCTCATTATCGACATTACCTGTCGCCACGGAGTTAATAAAGAAAAATGTAACTATAGACTCTGCGTCTTATGTCTGGAGAGATGTACGAGGAGCTACAGGTTATGATATCTATCTAGACGGTATCAAAACAGTAACAACAGAGCATCCAGGTTATGAATTTTCTGGACTGAATGCAGGTAGTGTACATGTAGTTTCTGTTGTTCCTTTTAACGATTTTGGTACAGGGGAAGCTGCGGATACGACTTTTATCACTTTGCCTGAATCTATTCATCAAGATTTGCGCATACAAGATATTGCTTATACTTCTGCACAACTAAAGTTTAGCCCTGTAAAGGGAGCTTCTAGCTATATAGCGACAATCAATGGAAAAGAATATATCAGTTCAACTTCAACGATTGATTTAAACGGTCTAACCGCTGGTGAGATATATTCGGTACATGTGTATGCTGTCAATGAAAGTGGAAAGTCTGCTGTACAATCTCTTCAATTTCAGACTATACCGCTTGCTCCTAAATCGGGACACGTACATTCCAATACAAATGTTGATCTTCAATTAGCATTTTCACCTTCTGAAGGTGCTCTGTATTATCGTATTTATGATACACATGGAAAATTGATCCAAACAACCAGTGAATTACATGTAAACTTGTCTAGCCCGGGTGCTGGCATTTTATCTTCTTTTGGTATTGCGGCTGTAGGCAAAAATGGCGAAAGCCCTGAGCGCTTATGGATACAATATCAAGGAGCACCTATTCCGTCTCAAACTAATGTACTCAATATTTTAGATCTACAGTCTGATTCTGCTACGATCGGGTGGGAGTCTTTTAAAGGGGCAACATCTTATCTTGTGTACGATGGTAATCAGCTGATTCACACTACCGAAGACAATAAGGTACGTATAGATCATTTATCAAGTAGTACAACATATAATGATTTTGGAATTCGTGCGGTGAATTCATCTGGAATTATGGGAGATTTGTATAAGTTATCATTTGAAACGAATCCTTTTTCAGAGTTCCAACTAGATACAACAGATATCACTACATCTTCGGCAACTGTACATGCGTTAAATGGAAGTGATCTAGATCTATTTGTTTTTGCAGATGATAAAAATGAACTTCAGCGATCATCATCGCCAACACTTGAACTTAACAATTTGTCAGATGCACATCGATATACCATAAAGGTATGGACTGAAAATTCATCTGGGATTCGATCGGAAGTGCAAATTATAACGTTTAAAACAAAAGACAAACCAGTTGGGAATGTGCCTTCGACGATTTTGAACCCGGCAGTGACGATAGACCAGCATAATCCTGATAAAATAGAAGAGGATCATAATACATTATCTGTGCGCCCCATTGCTAACGATAATGATCTAGCTAATCGATTTATTGATGTGAAGTCACGGTATTCAGAGAGTGCTATCAATGATCTAGCTGACCGCGGTATTGTAAATGGTGATCAATCAGGTAAGTTCAACCCTACAGCAGGTATTACAAGAGCAGAATTTGTAAGTATGTTACTTCGCGCCAGAAATGAACAGCTTGAAGTTACAACTGCTTCTCTGCCAACATCCAATACATTTAATGATCATCCATTTAGTGATATAAGTGAAAAATGGTATACCGCAAATATAGTGAAAGCAACTGAAATGAACTACATTTCAGGTTATCCAGACGGAACTTTTAAACCGGATCGAATCATAACAAGAGCAGAAGCAGCTACAATTTTGCAAAGTGTTATAAAGCAACAAGGAAATGCTGTATATCAGTTTACTGATAACACTAAGATCCCTTCATGGGCAAAAACAGCGATCAATACATTAGGCGGAGAACTCTTTATTGGGTATGAGAATGGTCAATTCAAGCCTAAGCAGAAGATTACCAAAGAAGAAACTGCTGTGGTGATTTATAGATTATTGAACAAATGA
- a CDS encoding SH3 domain-containing protein: MKRYQVVHSHFSNYPDPIVLAKGDTVLYGREDTKFPNWIFCEDVHSQKHGWVPKQILSSPDENQISTVLTDYSAYELTVNPGMIVEQEYELNEWSLVHTTDGEKGWIPNKVLMLVDYPKPK; the protein is encoded by the coding sequence CAAGTGGTTCACTCTCATTTTTCAAATTATCCAGATCCTATTGTATTGGCTAAAGGCGATACTGTCTTATATGGAAGAGAAGATACCAAATTTCCGAATTGGATTTTTTGTGAAGATGTTCATTCTCAAAAGCATGGTTGGGTTCCCAAGCAAATATTAAGCTCGCCTGATGAAAATCAAATTTCTACCGTTTTAACAGATTATTCTGCTTATGAATTAACCGTAAATCCCGGTATGATCGTAGAGCAAGAATATGAGTTGAATGAATGGAGTTTGGTACATACGACAGACGGTGAAAAGGGTTGGATTCCTAATAAAGTATTGATGTTAGTAGACTATCCCAAACCAAAATAA
- a CDS encoding SDR family oxidoreductase — MSRLNGKKALITGGTSGIGLETAKQFLAEGASLIVTGVTPENVEKTQKELGDQVLVLQADSRDLNAQRQLAERVGQHFGKLDIAFLNAGVSHWRPFDQIDETNFDRLFSINVKAPFFLMQALVPVMANPSSVVLMGSSSSHAGYTNSNAYAATKGAISTLTKAWNSDLLSSHGIRFNTVSPGPIDTPLYDKNKLGITEEVRDIVMDGIRDGIPAGRLGTAEEIAKAVVYLASDESRFTIGVDLILDGAQTIL; from the coding sequence ATGAGTAGACTTAATGGTAAAAAAGCACTTATTACAGGTGGCACTAGCGGAATTGGTTTGGAAACAGCTAAGCAATTTTTAGCAGAAGGTGCTAGTTTGATTGTTACCGGAGTAACTCCGGAAAACGTAGAAAAAACGCAAAAGGAACTGGGAGATCAAGTCCTTGTGCTTCAAGCAGATTCTCGAGACCTTAACGCTCAACGTCAATTGGCTGAACGTGTTGGACAACATTTTGGCAAGCTAGATATTGCTTTCTTAAACGCAGGTGTATCCCACTGGCGTCCATTTGATCAAATCGATGAAACTAACTTTGATCGCTTGTTCTCCATCAATGTAAAAGCTCCATTTTTCTTAATGCAAGCATTAGTTCCTGTAATGGCGAATCCATCCTCTGTTGTACTTATGGGATCAAGCAGTTCTCACGCAGGGTATACAAATTCTAACGCTTATGCAGCTACCAAAGGTGCTATTTCTACTCTAACCAAAGCATGGAACTCTGACTTATTGTCGTCTCATGGTATTCGTTTCAATACAGTGAGCCCGGGACCAATTGATACACCACTTTATGATAAAAATAAACTGGGTATTACTGAAGAAGTTCGTGACATCGTTATGGACGGTATCCGTGATGGTATTCCAGCTGGACGCTTAGGTACAGCTGAAGAAATTGCGAAAGCTGTTGTCTATCTAGCTTCAGATGAGTCACGCTTCACTATTGGGGTTGACTTGATTCTGGATGGCGCTCAAACGATTCTTTAA
- a CDS encoding TetR/AcrR family transcriptional regulator: MGIKSTYHERIKEEKRACVIAAAQELFFEKGYARTTLSQIAKGAGLSTGTLFNHFPTKELIFETIVKHFWELDPEWDLPPVLGSPLQGLIKFGRDYACVLTREGMAPLFRVVIAEAKQFPELSLFHYELGEGAVHQKLTQYLLDEVELGNISLPDASKAANEFMSTIAGQVLWPKMLLLDFSISREQAFQISDEAAYMIINKYDS; the protein is encoded by the coding sequence ATGGGCATAAAATCAACTTACCATGAACGTATAAAAGAAGAAAAAAGAGCATGTGTTATTGCTGCAGCGCAAGAACTTTTTTTTGAAAAAGGATATGCACGCACCACATTATCTCAGATCGCAAAAGGTGCTGGTCTTTCTACCGGAACATTATTTAATCATTTTCCAACAAAGGAATTGATCTTCGAAACGATCGTCAAGCATTTTTGGGAGCTTGATCCTGAATGGGATCTTCCACCAGTACTTGGCTCTCCTTTGCAAGGATTAATAAAATTCGGACGAGACTATGCATGCGTACTGACTCGTGAGGGAATGGCTCCTTTGTTTCGAGTTGTTATTGCAGAGGCCAAGCAGTTCCCCGAACTCAGTCTTTTTCATTATGAACTGGGCGAAGGTGCTGTGCATCAGAAGTTGACGCAATATTTACTCGATGAAGTTGAGCTGGGTAATATTAGTTTGCCTGATGCGTCAAAAGCGGCTAACGAATTTATGAGTACAATTGCAGGACAAGTGCTATGGCCTAAAATGCTACTACTCGATTTCAGTATCTCTCGAGAACAGGCTTTTCAAATATCAGATGAAGCTGCTTATATGATCATCAATAAGTACGATAGCTAA